The Procambarus clarkii isolate CNS0578487 chromosome 39, FALCON_Pclarkii_2.0, whole genome shotgun sequence genome window below encodes:
- the LOC138372534 gene encoding dynein heavy chain-like: protein MFMSQYEIFMSQYEMFMSQYEIFMSQYEMFMSQYEMFMSQYEMFMSQYEMFMSQYEMFMSQYEMFMSQYEMFMSQYEMFMSQYEMFMSQYEMFMSQYEMFMSQYEMFTSQYEMFMSQYEMFTSQYEMFMSQYEMFTSQYEMFTSQYEMFMSQYGMFTSQYGMFMSQYEMFMSQYEMFMSQYEMFMSQYEMFMSQYEMFMSQYEMFMSQYGMFMSQYEMFMSQYEMFMSQYEMFTSQYEMFMSLYEMFTSQYEMFMSLYGMFMSQYEMFTSQYGMFMSQYEMFMSQYEMFMSQYEMFMSQYGMFMSQYEMFMSQYEMFMSQYEMFMSQYEMFTSLYEMFMSQYEMFMSQYEMFMSQYEMFMSQYEMFTSQYEMFMSLYEMFMSQYEMFTSQYGMFMSQYEMFKSQYGMFMSQYEMFMSQYEMFTSQYEMFMSQYEMFMSQYEMFMSQYEMFTSQYEMFTSQYEMFMSQYEMFTSLYEMFMSQYEMFMSQYEMFTSQYEMFMSQYEMFTSQYEMSMSQYEMFMSQYEMFMSQYEMFMSQYEMFTSQYEMFTSQYEMSMSQYERLHMSHLVIRGVLSIFQNCHLLF from the coding sequence ATGTTTATGAGTCAGTACGAAATTTTTATGAGTCAGTACGAAATGTTTATGAGTCAGTACGAAATTTTTATGAGTCAGTACGAAATGTTTATGAGTCAGTACGAAATGTTCATGAGTCAGTACGAAATGTTTATGAGTCAGTACGAAATGTTTATGAGTCAGTATGAAATGTTCATGAGTCAGTACGAGATGTTCATGAGTCAGTACGAGATGTTCATGAGTCAGTACGAGATGTTCATGAGTCAGTACGAAATGTTCATGAGTCAGTACGAAATGTTCATGAGTCAGTACGAAATGTTTATGAGTCAGTATGAAATGTTCACGAGTCAGTACGAAATGTTCATGAGTCAGTACGAAATGTTCACGAGTCAGTACGAAATGTTCATGAGTCAGTACGAAATGTTCACGAGTCAGTACGAAATGTTCACGAGTCAGTACGAAATGTTCATGAGTCAGTACGGAATGTTCACGAGTCAGTACGGAATGTTCATGAGTCAGTACGAGATGTTCATGAGTCAGTACGAAATGTTCATGAGTCAGTACGAGATGTTCATGAGTCAGTACGAGATGTTCATGAGTCAGTACGAGATGTTCATGAGTCAGTACGAAATGTTCATGAGTCAGTACGGAATGTTCATGAGTCAGTACGAAATGTTCATGAGTCAGTACGAAATGTTCATGAGTCAGTACGAAATGTTCACGAGTCAGTACGAAATGTTCATGAGTCTGTACGAAATGTTCACGAGTCAGTACGAAATGTTCATGAGTCTGTACGGAATGTTCATGAGTCAGTACGAAATGTTCACGAGTCAGTACGGAATGTTCATGAGTCAGTACGAAATGTTCATGAGTCAGTACGAAATGTTCATGAGTCAGTACGAAATGTTTATGAGTCAGTACGGAATGTTCATGAGTCAGTACGAAATGTTCATGAGTCAGTACGAAATGTTCATGAGTCAGTACGAAATGTTCATGAGTCAGTACGAAATGTTCACGAGTCTGTACGAAATGTTCATGAGTCAGTACGAAATGTTTATGAGTCAGTACGAAATGTTTATGAGTCAGTACGAAATGTTCATGAGTCAGTACGAAATGTTCACGAGTCAGTACGAAATGTTCATGAGTCTGTACGAAATGTTCATGAGTCAGTACGAAATGTTCACGAGTCAGTACGGAATGTTCATGAGTCAGTACGAAATGTTCAAGAGTCAGTACGGAATGTTCATGAGTCAGTACGAAATGTTCATGAGTCAGTACGAAATGTTCACGAGTCAGTACGAAATGTTCATGAGTCAGTACGAAATGTTCATGAGTCAGTACGAAATGTTCATGAGTCAGTACGAAATGTTCACGAGTCAGTACGAAATGTTCACGAGTCAGTACGAAATGTTCATGAGTCAGTACGAAATGTTCACGAGTCTGTACGAAATGTTCATGAGTCAGTACGAAATGTTCATGAGTCAATACGAAATGTTCACGAGTCAGTACGAAATGTTCATGAGTCAGTACGAAATGTTCACGAGTCAGTACGAAATGTCCATGAGTCAGTACGAAATGTTCATGAGTCAGTACGAAATGTTCATGAGTCAGTACGAAATGTTCATGAGTCAGTACGAAATGTTCACGAGTCAGTACGAAATGTTCACGAGTCAGTACGAAATGTCCATGAGTCAGTACGAACGCCTACACATGTCACACCTCGTCATCCGTGGGGTCCTGTCAATCTTCCAAAACTGTCATCTCCTTTTTTAA